The genomic region ATGGAGTATAAAGGGGAAAGGGTCAGGTTAGGGACGGCAAAAGTTCCGTCAAAATCTCGTAATGGTATCAATGAGAAGTCCTTGGAAGGACAATATATGCAGTCAGGATATCCCTGTCAGCCTCATCCCGGGCGCTCTGCTGTATTGGAGTCTCGAGTAGCACTTCGGACGCATCGTATCGGCCACGCTCTCACGCGATGCATCTTACGTTGCACTTCTGATATGTCACGAAGCGGTTGCGATTTCTCGGGTGTATGTCAAAGTCTGGTCGACCCTGTAGTGTGGAAGTCGAGGTAGAGCTTTTTAGATCCTAGACCTCGAGTAGACCCAATAGACGTCTGGCTTGAAGGCTGAGGTAAGATTGCCGCATCTGCGCTGATACACGTGCCCGCAGCAGTACTGTTGCGTATTGCTTACGAGGGGGCTATCTCTTTGCGTGCTTGCACTACGTTGCACGGCATGCACGACCACATTTATCCCCTCCAGAGGCAGGCTCTTGAGCCTACCTGCTAATGGGGACAAAGGAAATACGAAAAGTCGTTAGTAGAAAAAGGAGGGGTGGTGTTTACGAAATAGACAAGAAAGAAATCATATTGTCGTTTTGTCGAAAATGTGGCCGTTGGTGTAGATAGGGGCTGCGAGACACACGAGATTCAAGGCGTATACAAGCTGTGCGAGATGCCCATGGGTCGCTGCGAATCTTCATGGACGGCGCCATATTGCATGACTGCCCCCTCCAAGCATACGAAGAAACCGTCCTCCTTGGACACCGCACAGCCTGTTCCTCGAGTCGCGTGCGAACGCTTGTACTGCTGCAAGTGGGACATGAACAAGCGAAATATCGGCCATGATCTCTGATGGGTCGCTGCGAATCCTCATGGGCAGCGCCATTTTCTATGGCTGACCTCTCCAAGCATCCGAGGAAACCGCCCTCCTCGTCGAAGAGACCGATAAGTCAACGAGTCTGTCCCGCTGCAGCAGTCTGTCGAAAGTTGCGACCAACTCCACCACAAGACATGCTAACGTGCCAACTTACGATGGGTCGCTGCGAATCTTCATGGGCAGCGCCATTTTCTATGGCTGACCCCCCCCCCCCCAATTATGCGAAGAAGCCGCCCTCCTCGTGAAGACTGAGACACACACGTCTTGCGATGGTGTTGTCGATGGTGTTGTCGGTCGATGGATGTCGTGTGTGTCGGTtgaggaagaagaggaagagAAGAGAAGTCGAAGCTCAAGCTTGACGATGAAGCTAGCGCGAATACTGACTAACAGTCCGCGCACCTTCCTTGCAGAGTCGTGTACATTCACTCCGCCGTACTCTTCACGTGCAAGTCGCTCATCGCTCGTTGTGCGCGATCTTGGACGGCAATGACGAGCATGGCGCTTCTGTGCTGCTACGAGAGCCTGTGACCTACCAAGCAAATTTACCGAGTCACAGGTAACCCTTGCCCGCATTCTCCTGGCCCACCATCCCAGTCCCAGGTTGAACAGACTTGATCATTGTGTCGCAATGGGACCACACGACAGCCCGCCCGTGGCCGCTATATTTCTTGTCATCTTTGATCAAAAGATCGGGTAAGGACGGGCTGCTGACCCCACAGCTAGCAAGTTACTGAGACCACCGTAGCTATACCACCGCCTGGAAACGCAGCCTCCCAGATATCGATCTCGACGGCGTTGAATACAAGAGCTTGCCTTCCGGCCTACACGTCGTTAAAGAGGACTTGGTATACTTCATCCATGGCGAAGCATATGCTGGCATCAGTGCATTCGTACAAGAGGAAGCTGATGCAACACAACGCAATGCGAACTTTGCAGCAGTCGGCGCGCTTGTACCGCTGACTTATGGTCAACTGGGTCGTAGTTGGGCACATGCTGGAGAGCTGCAAGCGTTGGCCAGAGAGGTCGTGAAGAACACATCGGACACGCGAGCATTGGAGTTGTTCTGGAAGCAGCACAGGTCCGATGAGGCAGCCAGAGGAGACTCGCGACCATCCTCACAGCCGCGGAGTGAGAGCTCGAGTGCACCTGAAGACAAGACGCGGAAGCGTGCGCCGTCAGAAGCGACTCTTGCTGGTCTCAGCGCTGGCGGAGCATTGCCTGTCGACCATCCAGCTTCGCATGTGCCGGCGATACTAGACACGTTTGGGCCGTTGCTCTTCCCTCTGCACAGAGCCGCTCTTGCTCGCAAACGTGTGTTGCTGCTTGGAACTCCTTCGGTGCAGAAACATGCGAACATTGTCTATATTGCTTCTGTGCTGTCTAGCATTGCGCCGGCTCTGGCAGAGAGCCTTCCTGCAGAGGCAGAAACGCTCTTGCGCGCCTCGGCTCTCTTTCAGGTTGGCATACACGATATAGATTCGCTAGCTAACAGAAGCAATGGCAAAGGCTGGCTAGCATGTACCACTGACGATATTCTCGGGGAGAAGAAGCAGCTCTACGATGTGCTTGTGCAACTCCCATCTGTTGCACCCCACACTCAACAGAAGATCTGGCCTACGCTGAAGACCTCTGATGGGAGGTATCTAAAAGCATCACAGCGCGATCTGGGACGATGGACGCTGCTAAAGAGAGAGCTTCGACGCCTTCAACGACAGACAGTAGGATTCGGCACCGATCAGCCCATTCCAGACCCTGCAACAGAAAGCGACGAGAGACCGCTCTTGCAGAGGCGAGGGACTAGCACTGCCCTGTATGAGAACACCGGCTTGGAGGATCGCGACGAAAGCGAAGCCGTGGAAGCAGCTTCGTGGGGTGCAATGGCATATCGAGGATTCATGTGGTGGGCATCTGCTGGTGAAGCTAGCGCCTGGGAGAACGACGACGCGAAGGCGGACGAGGAGATTTTGTTTGACATGCCCGATGTCGGTGGGCTGTTTTCTGATGGCACAAACGGCATGCCGCCTGATCGCGAAGGGGAATATTCTCGAGCTGCGGCAACGATGGTCGTTGCATACTTCAGAAGGGTGACCGAGGGTATTATGCAGACCATGGCAGCGGTGGTGGAGCAAGCAGACGATGATACGGAGGAGGGTGTTCAAGCTGATGAGCTGCAGCTTTCTGAGGACGACATGCGAATGATGGGCTTGGACTGTTGGAGCCAGGAGGACAAGACTTTTACTCGAGACATGCTGAAGCTGTGGTTCAACCGAGACGCGGTCGTGATCGACCAAGGTGTAAGATTATGCGGTGTGAAGATATGCTAGACTGGCTGAAAGTGAGTGGAAGCAAGCAGGAAGCTACTGATGAGCAGACGGCTGTTTGAGCGTCGAACGTAGCGGCTTCCGAGTTTTCTTGATCTTCACTTCAATCTAACGAACACACCACATCCTCAAACCCGCACAAAAGGTCATTGTACTTTCGATCGA from Fulvia fulva chromosome 2, complete sequence harbors:
- a CDS encoding DENN domain-containing protein 11; the protein is MGPHDSPPVAAIFLVIFDQKIGYTTAWKRSLPDIDLDGVEYKSLPSGLHVVKEDLVYFIHGEAYAGISAFVQEEADATQRNANFAAVGALVPLTYGQLGRSWAHAGELQALAREVVKNTSDTRALELFWKQHRSDEAARGDSRPSSQPRSESSSAPEDKTRKRAPSEATLAGLSAGGALPVDHPASHVPAILDTFGPLLFPLHRAALARKRVLLLGTPSVQKHANIVYIASVLSSIAPALAESLPAEAETLLRASALFQVGIHDIDSLANRSNGKGWLACTTDDILGEKKQLYDVLVQLPSVAPHTQQKIWPTLKTSDGRYLKASQRDLGRWTLLKRELRRLQRQTVGFGTDQPIPDPATESDERPLLQRRGTSTALYENTGLEDRDESEAVEAASWGAMAYRGFMWWASAGEASAWENDDAKADEEILFDMPDVGGLFSDGTNGMPPDREGEYSRAAATMVVAYFRRVTEGIMQTMAAVVEQADDDTEEGVQADELQLSEDDMRMMGLDCWSQEDKTFTRDMLKLWFNRDAVVIDQGVRLCGVKIC